Proteins co-encoded in one Kutzneria chonburiensis genomic window:
- a CDS encoding nuclear transport factor 2 family protein: METTKDIVTRYYALANAGDWDTWCDLFAPDQVMDEQLAGHVEGRATLREMMKGFPQTYTKFANVPAHVVVDGEQAAVVSHISAVTTNGEEIEADVCNYFVVRDGQITYMANFHDSAPFAPVLGK; this comes from the coding sequence ATGGAAACGACGAAGGACATCGTGACCCGGTACTACGCGCTGGCCAACGCCGGCGACTGGGACACCTGGTGCGACCTGTTCGCGCCGGACCAGGTGATGGACGAGCAGCTGGCCGGCCACGTCGAGGGCCGCGCGACGCTGCGCGAGATGATGAAGGGTTTTCCGCAGACCTACACCAAGTTCGCCAACGTGCCCGCGCACGTGGTGGTGGACGGGGAGCAGGCCGCGGTGGTCTCCCACATCTCCGCCGTCACCACGAACGGCGAGGAGATCGAGGCCGACGTCTGCAACTACTTCGTGGTGCGGGACGGCCAGATCACCTACATGGCCAACTTCCACGACAGCGCGCCGTTCGCGCCCGTGCTGGGCAAGTGA
- a CDS encoding VOC family protein gives MTTAVAVRWAHVGLNCRDQRVTEEFYVRWFGFQRARVVEADGVRVVFLRHDNVYLELFGTDAKPAQDTENDGPQNPGTVRHLAFQVDDVDAFLARADGRLPVSLGPLRFDEFIPNWKTVWVTDPDGVVIEVSQGYVDQDPAELARIG, from the coding sequence ATGACCACAGCGGTTGCCGTGCGCTGGGCGCACGTCGGGCTGAACTGCCGGGACCAGCGCGTGACCGAGGAGTTCTACGTCCGCTGGTTCGGTTTCCAGCGGGCCAGGGTGGTGGAGGCCGATGGCGTCCGGGTGGTGTTCCTCCGGCACGACAACGTCTATCTCGAACTGTTCGGCACCGACGCGAAGCCGGCACAGGACACCGAGAACGACGGGCCGCAGAACCCCGGCACCGTCCGGCACCTCGCGTTCCAGGTGGACGATGTCGACGCGTTCCTGGCGCGGGCCGACGGCCGGCTGCCGGTCTCGTTGGGCCCGTTGCGGTTCGACGAGTTCATCCCGAACTGGAAGACGGTGTGGGTGACCGATCCCGACGGCGTGGTGATCGAGGTCAGCCAGGGCTACGTCGACCAGGATCCGGCGGAGCTTGCCCGGATCGGATGA
- a CDS encoding MFS transporter yields the protein MRARSIAAALPSGSARKPVLLLALGTFALGTDAFVISGVLPRVGADLGVSLSVAGLLITVFSGVYAVGAPVIAVLTGNMCRRRALLIAMSVFVLANVVAAIAPNYAIMVVARVVAALGAAMYTPAASAVAAQLAAPQERGRALAVVLGGLTLATALGVPLGTLVGQAADWRTTFVFVAVLGLIALVGLARSLEAMPSTGVASLRQRIVVAGTRGVPSSLLATALSICGVFVIYTYLAWFAGLTAGITGSLLTVVYLIFGICAVISNLVAGVLIDRMAPAKVAVISMAGLMVAFLALSALARLGTPGVVAAVVLCVIVAVWSLLGWMFNPAQQQRLLGVAGPHGPVVLSLNASALYLGQAIAGVIGGVLLTSGPSVLPIAAVGCEVLAVGAMLISARRTARPVVPAAEPAATPA from the coding sequence ATGCGTGCTCGATCCATTGCGGCCGCGCTGCCCAGCGGCTCGGCCCGCAAACCCGTTCTCCTACTCGCCCTCGGCACCTTCGCGCTGGGCACGGACGCGTTCGTCATCAGCGGCGTGCTGCCCCGCGTCGGCGCCGACCTCGGTGTCTCGCTCAGCGTCGCGGGCCTGCTGATCACCGTGTTCTCCGGTGTCTACGCCGTCGGCGCGCCGGTGATCGCCGTGCTCACCGGCAACATGTGCCGCCGTAGGGCGCTGTTGATCGCCATGAGCGTGTTCGTGCTGGCCAACGTGGTGGCCGCGATCGCGCCGAACTACGCGATCATGGTCGTGGCGCGGGTGGTCGCGGCGCTCGGCGCGGCGATGTACACGCCGGCGGCCTCGGCCGTGGCGGCCCAGCTGGCCGCACCGCAGGAACGTGGCCGCGCGCTGGCCGTCGTGCTCGGCGGGCTGACGCTGGCGACCGCGCTCGGCGTGCCGCTGGGCACGCTCGTCGGCCAGGCCGCCGACTGGCGCACCACCTTCGTGTTCGTCGCGGTGCTCGGCCTGATCGCGCTGGTCGGCCTGGCCCGGTCGCTGGAGGCGATGCCGTCCACCGGTGTGGCCTCGCTGCGTCAGCGCATCGTCGTCGCGGGAACCCGCGGTGTGCCGAGCTCCTTGCTGGCGACCGCGTTGTCCATCTGCGGCGTGTTCGTCATCTACACCTACCTGGCCTGGTTCGCCGGCCTCACCGCGGGCATCACCGGCAGCCTGCTCACCGTGGTGTACCTCATCTTCGGCATCTGCGCGGTGATCTCCAACCTGGTCGCCGGCGTGCTCATCGACCGGATGGCGCCGGCCAAGGTCGCGGTGATCTCCATGGCCGGCCTGATGGTCGCCTTCCTCGCGCTGTCGGCGCTCGCCCGGCTCGGCACGCCCGGCGTGGTCGCCGCGGTGGTGCTGTGCGTGATCGTCGCCGTGTGGTCGCTGCTCGGCTGGATGTTCAACCCGGCGCAGCAGCAGCGTCTGCTCGGTGTCGCCGGGCCGCACGGGCCGGTCGTGCTGTCGCTGAACGCGTCGGCGCTCTACCTCGGACAGGCGATCGCCGGCGTGATCGGCGGCGTGCTGCTGACCAGCGGCCCGTCGGTGCTGCCCATCGCCGCCGTCGGCTGCGAGGTGCTCGCCGTGGGCGCGATGTTGATCTCGGCGCGCCGGACCGCACGGCCCGTGGTGCCCGCGGCGGAGCCTGCGGCCACACCCGCTTGA
- a CDS encoding aldehyde dehydrogenase family protein has product MTTTIDTGVRMTAPPKLFVDGEWRDAEGGRTQPTLNPADGSEIADIAHASVADLNRAVLAARRAFDEGPWPRMAARERARVLLKVADLIERDAEEIAVLETVDMGKPIMFSAPEASWVAGIYRYFAGLVADLGGVTRPNLPQMLVYTRREPIGVVGAITPFNHPLVLSAAKLAPALATGNVVVHKPSEVTPLSALKIAALFAEAGLPAGVLNVVTGPGAELGEALVAHPAVDKISFTGSTAIGQGIIRASADGLKKVTMELGGKSANIIFADAYLDQAVQNAFFGIFYNKGEICTSGSRLLVQRPVYDQVVSALVEQAGATRPGDPLDPSVMIGPLAHAGQFNKVSEYAAIGRDEDRAELLVGGGPAQVAGGERGFYFEPTIFGNVRNDMRIAQEEIFGPVLAVIPFDTEEEAIAIANGTQYGLASGVHTSDIRRGHRVAAAMRAGTCWINTYNQFDPAVSFGGYKASGYGREFGPESLNSYTQTKSVWVDQSV; this is encoded by the coding sequence ATGACTACGACCATCGATACCGGTGTCCGTATGACGGCGCCGCCGAAGCTCTTCGTCGACGGCGAGTGGCGCGACGCCGAGGGCGGCCGTACCCAGCCCACGCTCAACCCGGCCGACGGCTCGGAGATCGCCGACATCGCGCACGCAAGCGTCGCGGACCTGAACCGAGCAGTGCTCGCGGCCCGCCGCGCGTTCGACGAGGGTCCGTGGCCGCGGATGGCGGCCCGTGAGCGGGCTCGGGTGCTGCTGAAGGTCGCCGACCTGATCGAACGGGACGCCGAGGAGATCGCCGTCCTCGAGACGGTCGACATGGGCAAGCCGATCATGTTCTCGGCCCCCGAGGCATCCTGGGTCGCCGGCATCTACCGCTACTTCGCCGGGCTCGTGGCTGATCTGGGCGGTGTGACCAGGCCGAACCTGCCGCAGATGCTGGTGTACACCCGGCGTGAGCCGATCGGTGTCGTCGGCGCGATCACGCCGTTCAACCACCCGCTCGTGCTGTCCGCGGCCAAGCTCGCGCCCGCGCTGGCCACCGGCAACGTGGTGGTGCACAAGCCGTCCGAGGTGACACCGCTGTCGGCGCTCAAGATCGCCGCACTGTTCGCCGAGGCCGGTCTGCCGGCCGGCGTGTTGAACGTGGTGACCGGGCCCGGCGCGGAGCTGGGCGAGGCGCTGGTCGCCCACCCGGCGGTCGACAAGATCTCGTTCACCGGGTCGACCGCGATCGGCCAGGGCATCATCCGCGCGTCGGCGGACGGGCTGAAGAAGGTGACGATGGAGCTGGGCGGCAAGTCCGCCAACATCATCTTCGCCGACGCCTACCTGGACCAGGCGGTGCAGAACGCGTTCTTCGGCATCTTCTACAACAAGGGCGAGATCTGCACCAGCGGCTCGCGGCTGCTGGTCCAGCGGCCGGTGTACGACCAGGTGGTGTCCGCGCTGGTCGAGCAGGCCGGGGCGACCCGGCCCGGCGACCCGCTCGACCCGTCGGTGATGATCGGCCCGCTCGCGCACGCCGGCCAGTTCAACAAGGTCAGCGAGTACGCCGCGATCGGCCGCGACGAGGACCGGGCCGAGCTGCTCGTCGGCGGCGGGCCGGCTCAGGTGGCCGGCGGCGAACGCGGCTTCTACTTCGAGCCGACGATCTTCGGCAACGTGCGCAACGACATGCGCATCGCGCAGGAGGAGATCTTCGGCCCGGTGCTCGCGGTGATCCCGTTCGACACCGAGGAAGAGGCCATCGCGATCGCCAACGGCACGCAGTACGGCCTGGCCTCGGGCGTGCACACCAGCGACATCCGGCGCGGGCACCGGGTGGCCGCCGCGATGCGGGCCGGCACGTGCTGGATCAACACCTACAACCAGTTCGACCCGGCGGTGTCGTTCGGCGGTTACAAGGCCTCCGGCTACGGGCGGGAGTTCGGGCCGGAGAGCCTGAACAGCTACACGCAGACCAAGTCCGTGTGGGTGGATCAGTCGGTCTAG
- a CDS encoding histidine phosphatase family protein — MPRLLLVRHGESEHTLRGPEGLTAVGRRQAVDVVERLGVEGPAVVYSSTEVRAIETAAVIAERLGVGVTQDCGLCTWHTPPEATGMTAGEFQRRFGVDGGGVFRPFETGNEAWAELVLRVSRTLLELAARHRDETVIAVGHKETVEASLVTFGNQPLLRGFDMAIGPATITEWTTDGDPTAWPPPRWTLCRLGA, encoded by the coding sequence ATGCCTCGACTGCTGCTGGTTCGACACGGCGAATCCGAGCACACGCTGCGCGGCCCGGAAGGACTGACCGCGGTGGGCCGACGACAGGCCGTGGATGTGGTCGAGCGGCTGGGAGTGGAGGGGCCGGCTGTCGTCTACTCGTCCACGGAGGTGCGGGCGATCGAGACGGCGGCGGTGATCGCGGAGCGGCTCGGGGTCGGCGTGACGCAGGACTGCGGCCTGTGCACCTGGCACACGCCGCCGGAGGCGACGGGCATGACCGCCGGGGAATTCCAGCGGCGCTTCGGGGTCGACGGCGGTGGCGTATTCCGACCGTTCGAGACGGGCAACGAGGCGTGGGCGGAGCTGGTCCTCCGGGTCAGCCGCACGCTGCTCGAACTGGCGGCGCGGCACCGAGACGAAACGGTGATCGCGGTCGGCCACAAGGAAACGGTCGAGGCATCACTGGTGACGTTCGGCAACCAGCCGTTGCTGCGCGGCTTCGACATGGCCATCGGGCCGGCGACCATTACCGAGTGGACCACCGACGGTGACCCGACGGCCTGGCCGCCACCGCGGTGGACGCTGTGCCGGCTGGGGGCTTGA